The following nucleotide sequence is from Diospyros lotus cultivar Yz01 chromosome 3, ASM1463336v1, whole genome shotgun sequence.
ctatttatagaagtcGGGCTATAAGCCCTTAACCTTCCATTTGAGGAGAAATAAGCCTcgacccatttgctcaagggagAAAGGAAGCCCATAAAGCCCAAGACCATTTCCTCTCTTGCCTTAAGCCCAcaatataaaatgatttttttcccttttgtgcCCTAGGTGTGGCGGTCGATTGTGTGCTctcttttgtttcctttctcgACCGAATCTCCTTTCATTGATGGCGATCCGCTTggggtttctttccttctcgGTTAGATGCTTCTTTCCTTTGCTGTGTGCCACACTTTCCTTGTACATGGTGGCTGTTCGTCAATGGTATTTGCAATGCCTATTTAGTCTGAGTTGTTGTCTTCTCTTTGAAGTAAGTTTTTCGGCTATTATTAAACCCATATCTTCGTGATTACTCTTTGTTCTTTGGTGGATTCTACTATGTGTGGAAGCTTGTGTGACTTGGGTGAGGGGTGTCGATCGACCGAAAAATTTGGGGGTTTGAGGGCTTTGGTTCTTGGGGATTTGGGCTCctttgtggcttggtgtccctattcgttggcgttacctaagtggtgattGAACGAGcctagatctgagccttgaaacAGTCTTTGTGATTGCTATTGTAGTCGAAACAGGGAGTTTATTTTTTGCCTTGATTTGTTCTTGCATTCGGttattttggtttgatttcgatTGAGTTCTAACCCATTGTTTTGTAGAAATTTTCTGcaacaatatatacatataaaataactaatcaAATTCTTCAAAACAAACTCTCACTTCATCGAATAAACCCTtgctctctctcctcttccatTCATCCCTTGTTGCCCAAAGGAGTTAGCCAGCTTGTTACTCTTCTtttccaatgacccaatttAACAATTGTCTCTTGTCGTTGACCCTCTTGCTACCTTGTTTTTGGCCATCAATTGCCAGTGTATCTTTACTCCTCTTCGACCATCTCATCGCCAATCGTCAGTTactcaatttttataaaaaaatcaactaaTACCCATTTTATACTATACTTTTAAACAGAATAATTTGAGTATTAATTGAAACATTTCAAAGGgacttaaatataatatttttgataataatatgaaataattCGAATATTATACCTAATCCCGCTGATTGCACAAGGTCCACAGCAGGCGgcacgagaattaataattaaggcAACtctaaatgcatttttaatggagaaaaagttaaaaaaaggaGGAGAAATTAAGTATATGTTGACAAGGACAACAGAAGTCAAAGTCCAAGAAATTTCCCCCTTTTCTCAACAAAGACCCACCAAATTCGTCTATTTATTTCTCAGATTAACCCCCAATCCGACCACCAAGGCCAAATCCATCGAGAATCCATGGAATTCGATTCAAAGCCCCATCTGGGTCtccttcttctctccctctacGCCCTCTCAGTGGCCGCAATTCCGGCCGCCGGCAACGACCCGACAGTGTACGAGCTCTTGCCCAAATTCGGGCTTCCGAGCGGCCTCCTGCCGGACAACGTCAAGTCGTACTCTCTCTCCGAAGACGGTAGCTTCGTCGTCCAGCTGGAGAAGCCCTGCTACGTACAGTTCGACTACTTGGTCTACTACGAGAAGAAGATTACTGGGAAGCTCAAGTACGGTTCCATCAAGAAGCTCAAGGGGATTCAGGTCAAGAGGCTGTTGTTCTGGTTCGATGTCGATGAAATTACGGTCGATTTGCCGCCCTCCGATAGTATTTACTTCCAGGTTGGGTTCATCAACAAGAGGCTTGATGTGAGCCAGTTCCAAACTGTTCATTCTTGCCGCGACAAGGTCTCTGCTTCTTGTGGCCAAGCTTGGAAACGGGTTCTTGAGGTATCTAcgctttaatatttaaaaattttagtcagaATGATTTTGATAGAGTGATGTATTgtggattctttttttttttttttgtaaatagaaTCCACAATACATCACTCTTATCATTTTGAACTGGTTAATACTAGACAATATACAAATTCTAGTACAGAATGATATGGCTCGTGCCATAGGCTGTGGAATGCCAaccaatatttaaattgttactTGTGTTTGGGAAGTCCACACACGAGGGAACGAAGGTACTTCTCTCTCTACAAGTGTAGGCTTTTGGATGAGGTAGTGgttattaatcaataaaaataatgtgaCAGATGGTGCTTACAAGCGCCATAGCATGTAGATTTTGTACTAATAGAACTGAGTTTACTTTTTTATATGTCACCATTTCTGAT
It contains:
- the LOC127798153 gene encoding uncharacterized protein LOC127798153 isoform X3; the protein is MEFDSKPHLGLLLLSLYALSVAAIPAAGNDPTVYELLPKFGLPSGLLPDNVKSYSLSEDGSFVVQLEKPCYVQFDYLVYYEKKITGKLKYGSIKKLKGIQVKRLLFWFDVDEITVDLPPSDSIYFQVGFINKRLDVSQFQTVHSCRDKVSASCGQAWKRVLEVQNEAY
- the LOC127798153 gene encoding uncharacterized protein LOC127798153 isoform X1 translates to MEFDSKPHLGLLLLSLYALSVAAIPAAGNDPTVYELLPKFGLPSGLLPDNVKSYSLSEDGSFVVQLEKPCYVQFDYLVYYEKKITGKLKYGSIKKLKGIQVKRLLFWFDVDEITVDLPPSDSIYFQVGFINKRLDVSQFQTVHSCRDKVSASCGQAWKRVLELPTPRDEVHGLIIE